The Inediibacterium massiliense genome has a segment encoding these proteins:
- a CDS encoding SH3 domain-containing protein has product MMKPMIVVLLCILFGTMTYAQSPSKGTIIENGAILCKEPKASSQVIERLSLGEEIYIEDNHGRWYKISTKRGTFGWIHSEYVLLKKEEKPFIQNAFVNTESINIYKEANIESDIVGRLGFSTKIALVKRKDRWIEVSMGDEVLGWVVDENIQIIPHISKGKVLIESEILSKPSAGMKSIDTINKNTKVNILNLQDGYFEIEYQSKKGWILARNVSLIHEEFFSESFIKKEIDIKEEKEDNVTTYGQIIEDAKLLGNDYKVMAYDLSIGSCGKSVGSKYRGYTRTGINLNGKQWGEVMVVAVDSKKIPLGSKVLIVFDEKDWRSKYNGIYLAADTGGGVQGNEMDIYLGDGGNDRIQAVKDFGTANHVSVYLLN; this is encoded by the coding sequence ATGATGAAACCAATGATTGTTGTTTTATTATGTATATTATTTGGAACTATGACTTATGCGCAAAGTCCATCAAAAGGAACGATCATAGAAAATGGAGCTATTTTATGCAAAGAGCCTAAGGCATCTTCTCAAGTTATAGAAAGACTTTCATTAGGAGAAGAGATATATATAGAAGACAATCACGGTAGATGGTATAAGATTTCTACAAAGAGAGGAACTTTTGGGTGGATTCATAGTGAATATGTACTTTTAAAAAAAGAAGAAAAGCCGTTTATACAAAATGCTTTTGTGAATACAGAATCTATAAATATATATAAAGAAGCAAATATAGAATCAGATATTGTAGGAAGGTTAGGTTTTTCTACTAAGATTGCATTAGTAAAAAGAAAAGATAGATGGATTGAGGTTTCTATGGGAGATGAGGTTTTAGGATGGGTAGTAGATGAAAATATACAAATTATTCCTCATATTTCAAAAGGAAAAGTGTTGATAGAAAGTGAAATTTTGTCTAAGCCTTCAGCAGGTATGAAAAGTATAGATACAATTAATAAAAATACCAAAGTCAATATTCTTAATTTACAAGATGGTTATTTTGAAATTGAATATCAAAGTAAAAAAGGATGGATTCTGGCAAGGAATGTAAGTCTTATTCATGAAGAATTTTTTTCTGAAAGTTTCATAAAGAAAGAAATAGATATCAAAGAAGAAAAAGAAGATAATGTTACAACATATGGACAGATTATAGAAGATGCAAAACTTTTAGGAAATGATTATAAAGTAATGGCTTATGATTTGTCTATAGGATCTTGTGGAAAAAGTGTAGGATCAAAATATAGAGGGTATACTCGAACAGGTATTAATTTAAATGGAAAACAATGGGGAGAAGTAATGGTTGTTGCTGTAGATTCAAAAAAAATTCCTCTTGGAAGTAAGGTACTTATAGTATTTGATGAAAAAGATTGGAGATCCAAATATAATGGTATTTATCTTGCCGCAGACACAGGTGGTGGAGTGCAGGGAAATGAGATGGATATTTATTTAGGAGATGGAGGAAATGACCGGATTCAAGCTGTAAAAGATTTTGGAACAGCTAATCATGTAAGTGTATATCTTTTAAATTAA
- a CDS encoding GerAB/ArcD/ProY family transporter — protein sequence MKQILTHRQISFIVFGLTVGYGLINLPQKVAEDGGTRGWVSLVFATLVTIFFTYIILKLSCSYPNQTIEEYSKTLTNGFFSSLIVLFYIIYFFISFCMMTRITCETIKLTILIKTPIWVLSFSLLMVVYYAMIHKIFTVGRICEIYGTIIIIGALFLFFSIFLEGEWIHLRPFFEVKELPKYIYHSTTIIFSFLGIEILIIIPIEKKVHTHIYKYILGMILFIGFFYILDVEACISVMGAENIVYYNDALLATLRRIDIKGLQFIRRLDGIFIIIWIMSVFCSILIEAYATAYLIHKKVEKISFSKISFFVISMGFLVSLVPATFMETEEMLDIVSKLGIWASAVIPTILLMIEKVKKNAKKSI from the coding sequence TTGAAACAAATTCTTACTCATAGACAAATTTCATTTATTGTTTTTGGATTGACTGTAGGTTATGGGCTTATTAATTTACCACAAAAAGTAGCAGAAGATGGAGGAACAAGAGGATGGGTTTCTTTAGTCTTTGCCACACTTGTTACAATATTTTTTACCTATATTATTCTGAAGCTTAGTTGTAGTTACCCAAACCAAACCATTGAGGAATATAGTAAGACATTAACTAATGGATTTTTTTCATCTTTGATTGTCCTATTTTATATTATATATTTTTTTATTTCCTTTTGTATGATGACAAGAATTACTTGTGAGACTATTAAGCTGACTATACTCATTAAGACGCCTATATGGGTACTTTCTTTTTCTTTATTAATGGTTGTTTATTATGCAATGATACATAAAATATTTACAGTAGGAAGAATATGTGAAATTTATGGAACAATTATTATTATAGGTGCTCTTTTTTTATTTTTTTCCATTTTTTTAGAAGGAGAATGGATTCATTTACGCCCTTTTTTTGAAGTAAAGGAGTTGCCTAAATATATCTATCATTCTACAACTATTATTTTCTCTTTTCTAGGAATAGAAATTTTAATTATTATTCCAATTGAAAAAAAAGTTCATACTCATATCTATAAATATATTTTGGGTATGATTTTGTTTATAGGTTTTTTTTATATTTTAGATGTGGAAGCTTGTATATCTGTGATGGGGGCTGAAAATATTGTTTATTACAATGATGCATTATTGGCCACCTTAAGAAGAATAGATATTAAAGGACTCCAATTTATTAGAAGATTAGATGGAATTTTTATTATCATATGGATTATGTCTGTCTTTTGTAGTATATTGATTGAAGCCTATGCAACAGCTTATTTGATTCATAAAAAGGTTGAAAAAATATCTTTTTCTAAAATATCTTTTTTTGTAATCAGCATGGGATTTTTGGTATCCTTGGTGCCCGCAACATTTATGGAAACAGAAGAAATGTTAGATATAGTGAGTAAATTGGGAATTTGGGCTAGTGCTGTTATTCCTACCATATTGTTAATGATTGAAAAGGTGAAAAAAAATGCTAAAAAAAGTATATAA
- a CDS encoding radical SAM protein has product MKKYNHLFGPVPSRRMGLSIGVSPIPPKYCNYSCVYCQLGRTTKMTNTKETFFETNLILKEFKEYLKENIDFDVVTIVGEGEPTLYKNIKELILELKQLTQKPIAVITNGSFLNEEEVRNSLLDADIVLPSLDAYDEESFRKIDRPYKKIKFDEIYNGLIDFSKIYKGQLWVETMIIKDMNDDEESLLKFKNILKPIEYDRLYINTPVRPPAEGWVEMASEDSIKKAVEILGGISIDMLGTQGFFSEEEDDYEAVLSIIRRHPMNQYEVESFLKSRDCKNIKDIFDQFKEDERISIVNYKGYNTYRCQ; this is encoded by the coding sequence TTGAAAAAATACAATCATCTATTTGGACCTGTTCCCTCAAGAAGAATGGGATTGTCTATTGGAGTAAGTCCTATTCCCCCAAAATACTGCAATTATTCTTGTGTATATTGTCAGCTTGGGAGAACTACTAAAATGACCAATACAAAAGAAACATTTTTTGAAACAAATTTAATTCTTAAAGAGTTTAAAGAATATTTAAAAGAAAATATAGATTTTGATGTAGTGACCATCGTAGGAGAAGGGGAGCCTACTTTATATAAAAATATAAAAGAGCTTATTTTGGAATTAAAACAATTGACTCAAAAACCTATAGCAGTCATTACAAATGGATCTTTTCTGAATGAAGAAGAGGTCAGAAATAGTCTTTTAGATGCAGATATTGTCCTTCCTTCTTTAGATGCATATGATGAAGAAAGTTTTAGAAAAATAGATAGACCTTACAAAAAAATAAAATTTGATGAAATTTATAATGGACTTATAGATTTTTCAAAGATTTATAAAGGGCAATTGTGGGTTGAAACTATGATCATAAAAGATATGAATGATGATGAAGAATCCTTATTAAAATTTAAAAATATTTTAAAACCCATTGAGTATGACAGACTTTATATCAATACTCCAGTAAGACCTCCAGCAGAGGGATGGGTAGAGATGGCGAGTGAAGATAGTATAAAAAAAGCAGTAGAAATCCTAGGAGGAATTTCTATTGATATGTTAGGTACACAAGGCTTTTTTAGCGAAGAAGAGGATGATTATGAGGCAGTTTTAAGTATTATTAGAAGACACCCCATGAATCAATATGAGGTTGAGAGCTTTTTGAAATCTAGAGATTGTAAAAATATAAAAGATATATTTGATCAATTTAAAGAGGATGAAAGAATTTCTATTGTAAATTACAAAGGCTACAATACATATAGATGTCAATAG
- a CDS encoding nitroreductase family protein, with amino-acid sequence MQFYEVIENRKSIKSFKQSPIEKNKLSRMMHAAMQCPSWKNHTSYKFILVEGEREKKELSKAIMNETQEASNAIVEAPMVAVVVGEPLSSGIITDKEYYLVDGAIAMEHFVLAATNEGYGTCWIAALDEEKVRNALSIPNEFRVIAMTPIGEIEEETPYEDKKDVREQVFLNQWGKTYTENEVQSIH; translated from the coding sequence ATGCAATTTTATGAAGTAATTGAAAATCGAAAAAGTATAAAATCTTTTAAACAGTCGCCCATTGAAAAAAATAAACTATCTAGAATGATGCATGCAGCTATGCAATGCCCTTCGTGGAAGAATCATACATCTTATAAATTTATTTTAGTAGAAGGTGAAAGAGAAAAAAAAGAATTATCTAAAGCAATTATGAATGAAACGCAAGAAGCTTCAAATGCAATTGTGGAAGCTCCTATGGTGGCAGTAGTGGTAGGAGAGCCTTTAAGTTCAGGGATTATAACAGACAAGGAATATTACTTAGTGGATGGAGCCATTGCTATGGAACACTTTGTCTTAGCAGCTACCAATGAAGGATATGGAACTTGTTGGATTGCTGCATTAGATGAAGAAAAAGTAAGAAATGCTCTTTCTATCCCTAATGAATTTAGAGTCATTGCCATGACTCCAATAGGCGAAATAGAAGAAGAAACACCTTATGAAGATAAAAAAGATGTGAGAGAACAGGTATTTTTAAATCAATGGGGAAAAACTTATACAGAAAATGAAGTACAGTCTATACATTAA
- a CDS encoding Ger(x)C family spore germination protein, producing MLKKVYKWMILILLGNILCGCWDYRDIDKKCVVVSIGVDRIKDMIEFSAELAQLNSPKEKSEKAQVANVYNMISQGKTFEDARRNYDASNPFPIFLGASRVVVFGEVYAKEGIGAYLNRVDRTTDYRKTVLAVVSKERPSILLNRNIKKDIAVGFLVEDIIDNLSNRGKTIYSTVGDLLSDVELQQGGYIMPYIGMRKNNISYLGLAVMKDSKLIDVIDEKDTQGLLYLLVKNISSFEGIEEIKNKDNMYSFLISIRKRKIKIDYEENTPTIYVDLKLEGQLSYQYYRGHLHKKDIKNLEEKISKIEKQKIQEIIQKAQKEYKCDIFGFVEYFRAQHIQEYEKMQWRKIFPNAKVVVRVNTKIVNTNLVNQNAKKPLEE from the coding sequence ATGCTAAAAAAAGTATATAAATGGATGATTTTAATTTTATTGGGCAACATTTTATGTGGATGCTGGGATTATAGGGATATTGATAAAAAATGTGTAGTGGTTTCTATAGGAGTAGATAGGATAAAGGATATGATTGAATTTTCAGCAGAGTTGGCTCAGCTTAATTCTCCGAAAGAGAAAAGTGAAAAAGCACAAGTAGCAAATGTATACAATATGATATCTCAAGGAAAAACCTTTGAAGATGCTAGAAGGAACTATGATGCAAGCAATCCATTTCCCATTTTTTTAGGAGCTTCAAGAGTAGTTGTTTTTGGAGAAGTTTATGCCAAAGAAGGAATAGGGGCTTATTTGAATAGAGTAGATCGTACTACAGATTATAGAAAGACAGTTTTAGCTGTAGTGAGTAAAGAAAGACCTTCTATTCTTTTAAATAGAAATATAAAAAAAGATATAGCCGTAGGATTTTTGGTTGAGGATATTATAGACAATTTATCCAATAGAGGAAAAACTATATATTCTACAGTGGGGGACCTTTTATCAGATGTAGAATTGCAACAAGGAGGATATATCATGCCTTATATAGGTATGAGAAAAAATAATATATCTTATTTAGGACTGGCAGTTATGAAGGATTCAAAGTTGATAGATGTAATTGATGAGAAAGATACCCAAGGACTTTTGTATTTGTTGGTCAAAAACATTTCATCATTTGAAGGAATAGAGGAGATAAAGAATAAAGACAATATGTATTCATTTTTAATATCTATTAGAAAAAGAAAAATAAAGATAGATTATGAAGAAAATACACCTACTATTTATGTTGATTTAAAATTAGAGGGACAGCTTTCCTATCAATATTATCGTGGTCATCTACATAAAAAAGATATAAAAAATTTAGAAGAAAAAATTTCTAAAATAGAAAAACAAAAAATACAAGAGATCATTCAAAAAGCTCAAAAAGAATACAAATGTGATATTTTTGGATTTGTTGAATATTTTAGAGCACAACATATACAAGAATATGAAAAGATGCAATGGAGAAAAATATTTCCAAATGCTAAAGTAGTGGTTCGTGTCAATACTAAGATAGTAAACACGAATCTAGTCAATCAAAATGCTAAAAAACCACTTGAGGAATGA
- a CDS encoding spore germination protein, whose product MNNKKLWIERLQQIDGEMLIKKISMNGQDIFLAYLPLLTNKKMISEYIIKPILNEKNEKVDIQKLLESILYIDDAFLDEDMDKLENYILKGYSIIFCSHCKNYIVANTKKTEKRSVSPPELETTLRAPKDAFTESLETNLSLIRSRIKDKSLKMDFYCIGTRTQTDVVMMYMEDIANEEFVEEVKEKLSKIHIDGILESGYIQKILLDNTFDLFPQTGIAERSDTVCANILEGKIAIFVEGSNLALIVPKIFIEFLDAGEDHYDNLYLGIFSKVLRIFSLFSSLLLSSLYVAVVSFHTDILPPQFILALATSRTAVPFNSIIEAVLMELVVEILREASIRLPKQVGPAIGIVGAIVIGQAAVAAGVISPLIVIIVSLAMLCSFVAPDYTIMSPFRILKFMIIFFTGILGLFGLVMGITLIVIHLSSLTTLGIPYLSVLSPFHREDLKKYFLSEITLAKKRPSFLRTKNPIRK is encoded by the coding sequence ATGAATAATAAAAAACTATGGATAGAAAGATTACAACAAATAGATGGGGAAATGCTTATCAAGAAAATTTCTATGAATGGTCAAGATATTTTTTTAGCATATCTTCCTTTATTAACAAATAAAAAAATGATTTCTGAATATATTATTAAACCCATATTAAACGAAAAAAATGAAAAAGTGGATATACAAAAGCTGTTGGAATCTATTCTTTATATAGATGATGCATTTTTAGATGAAGATATGGATAAATTAGAAAATTATATTTTGAAAGGGTATTCTATTATCTTTTGTTCTCATTGCAAAAATTATATTGTGGCCAATACGAAAAAGACAGAAAAAAGATCAGTGAGTCCTCCAGAATTAGAAACTACATTAAGAGCTCCTAAGGATGCATTTACAGAAAGTCTAGAAACAAATTTATCTTTGATTCGATCTAGAATTAAAGATAAATCATTAAAGATGGATTTTTATTGTATAGGAACAAGAACACAGACAGATGTAGTGATGATGTATATGGAAGATATAGCTAATGAAGAGTTTGTAGAGGAAGTGAAAGAAAAATTATCAAAAATACATATAGATGGAATTTTAGAATCAGGGTATATACAAAAGATTTTACTAGATAATACATTTGATCTGTTTCCTCAGACAGGAATTGCAGAAAGATCTGATACAGTATGTGCCAATATTTTAGAAGGAAAAATTGCTATTTTTGTAGAAGGTAGTAATTTGGCTTTGATCGTACCTAAAATATTTATTGAGTTTTTAGATGCAGGGGAAGATCATTATGACAATCTATATTTAGGGATTTTTTCTAAAGTTTTAAGAATATTTTCTTTGTTTTCATCATTATTACTATCTTCTTTATATGTAGCTGTAGTAAGCTTTCATACAGATATTTTACCTCCTCAATTTATATTAGCATTAGCTACATCTAGAACGGCAGTTCCATTTAATTCTATTATAGAGGCTGTACTAATGGAACTTGTAGTAGAAATATTAAGAGAAGCTAGTATTAGGCTTCCCAAGCAAGTAGGACCTGCAATTGGAATTGTAGGAGCCATTGTAATAGGGCAAGCAGCTGTTGCAGCAGGGGTGATAAGTCCTTTGATTGTAATTATTGTGTCTCTTGCTATGTTATGTTCTTTTGTGGCTCCAGATTATACAATCATGAGCCCTTTTAGAATTTTAAAATTTATGATTATTTTTTTTACAGGCATTCTAGGTTTGTTTGGATTGGTTATGGGTATTACATTGATTGTTATTCATCTTAGTAGTTTAACAACACTAGGGATTCCGTATCTTTCAGTCTTGTCGCCATTTCATAGAGAGGATCTAAAGAAATATTTTCTAAGTGAAATTACTTTAGCTAAAAAAAGACCAAGCTTTTTAAGAACAAAGAATCCAATAAGAAAATAA
- a CDS encoding pyridoxamine kinase: MDKPVKRVAAIHDLSGFGRSSLSVIIPILSTMKVQVCPVPTAVLSTHTGGFEGYSFVDLTDTMEDYIQHWKKLDIDFDCIYSGFLGSPKQIDIVSRFIDLFGNKENLKVIDPVMGDNGQLYSTMNEEMIDKMKKLIKKADIITPNFTEAAYLLDESYDTKMSEEMIKNWLVRLADMGPKIVIITSVPEKECKNTSVIAYDREGKKFWKVSCLYIPAHFPGTGDTFTSVLVGSLLQGDSLPVAMDRSVQFIISAIRASYGFDYPEREGILLERVLENLKLPVLVNSYEILK; this comes from the coding sequence ATGGATAAACCTGTAAAAAGAGTAGCTGCCATCCATGACCTTTCAGGATTTGGGAGATCTTCTTTATCAGTGATTATTCCTATTTTATCTACTATGAAAGTTCAAGTCTGTCCGGTTCCTACTGCTGTTTTATCTACTCATACGGGAGGGTTTGAAGGATATAGTTTTGTGGATTTGACAGACACGATGGAGGATTATATTCAACATTGGAAAAAACTAGATATAGATTTTGATTGTATATATAGTGGATTTTTAGGTTCTCCTAAACAAATTGATATTGTCTCTCGATTTATTGATTTGTTTGGAAATAAAGAAAATCTAAAGGTAATAGACCCTGTAATGGGAGATAATGGACAGCTTTATAGTACCATGAATGAAGAAATGATAGATAAGATGAAAAAACTCATTAAAAAAGCAGATATTATCACTCCTAATTTTACAGAAGCAGCTTATTTATTAGATGAATCTTATGATACAAAAATGTCAGAAGAGATGATAAAAAATTGGCTTGTAAGATTAGCGGATATGGGTCCTAAGATTGTGATTATTACGAGTGTTCCAGAAAAAGAATGTAAAAACACCAGTGTAATTGCTTATGATCGAGAAGGAAAAAAATTTTGGAAAGTAAGTTGTCTATATATTCCTGCTCATTTTCCAGGGACAGGAGATACTTTTACAAGTGTATTAGTAGGAAGTCTATTACAAGGAGATAGTTTACCTGTTGCAATGGATAGAAGTGTACAATTTATTATTTCTGCCATCAGAGCAAGTTATGGATTTGATTATCCTGAGAGAGAAGGCATTTTATTAGAGAGAGTTTTAGAAAATCTAAAATTACCGGTTTTAGTCAATAGCTATGAAATTCTTAAATAA